One Echinicola strongylocentroti DNA window includes the following coding sequences:
- a CDS encoding BT_3987 domain-containing protein codes for MMRHSKIYIGIFLLLTGLFSCEPYEDYLGDFDYSIVYFGTQKPLRTIVAYDNMEFKVGVALGGKRSNEVDEYADFSVDPSLLDDDTFTEGNDFELLPADYYSLSNDSRMVIPAGKFIGDVTVTLDREAFTSDPKALSTTYALPIRITGSSLDSISSGNYDEAGNVINPPKDYTILVVKYISPYHGTYYHKGTQQELDENGELIEETVYNNDDLSKNGTWALSTVDRTQVMTPALGDNISGSMVLNVNESNNEVAISTTDDNIVDLVGTATYNADERTFYLDYSFTRNARNFTVQDTLVLRRAPELDLGFEEW; via the coding sequence ATGATGAGACACAGTAAAATATATATTGGGATTTTCCTTTTACTTACAGGATTGTTTTCTTGTGAGCCATACGAGGATTATTTGGGAGACTTTGATTATTCGATTGTATATTTTGGTACCCAAAAGCCTTTGAGAACCATAGTCGCCTACGATAATATGGAGTTTAAAGTGGGTGTAGCCCTTGGTGGCAAAAGAAGCAATGAGGTCGATGAATATGCTGATTTTTCCGTCGACCCAAGCTTGTTGGATGACGACACCTTCACTGAGGGAAATGACTTTGAGCTACTTCCAGCTGATTATTATTCCCTGAGCAATGACAGCCGAATGGTCATCCCAGCGGGTAAATTTATCGGTGATGTGACCGTGACCTTGGACAGGGAGGCTTTTACCAGTGACCCTAAGGCACTTTCTACTACCTATGCATTGCCGATCAGGATTACTGGCAGTTCATTGGATTCTATATCTAGCGGCAATTATGATGAAGCTGGTAATGTGATCAACCCACCTAAAGATTATACCATATTGGTGGTAAAATACATCAGCCCCTACCATGGAACCTACTATCATAAAGGTACCCAGCAGGAGTTGGATGAAAATGGGGAGTTGATCGAGGAGACGGTGTACAATAATGATGACCTGAGCAAAAATGGCACTTGGGCTTTGTCTACTGTGGATAGAACCCAAGTGATGACTCCTGCTCTAGGAGACAATATATCTGGCTCGATGGTGCTAAACGTCAACGAAAGTAATAATGAGGTGGCGATCTCCACCACGGATGATAACATCGTTGATTTGGTAGGAACCGCAACCTATAATGCCGACGAAAGAACGTTTTATTTGGATTATTCCTTTACCCGTAATGCGAGGAATTTTACGGTTCAGGATACCCTTGTCCTGAGAAGAGCTCCTGAACTGGATCTTGGATTTGAAGAATGGTAA
- a CDS encoding RagB/SusD family nutrient uptake outer membrane protein: MRNQNTTYKKIAFYGMMLLGMTSCSEALDPVLDNTYGEDFAYGLPEKTEGFLMNAYANVPGSFVAEYGGDFLDVATDNATTNAFGSALYRVSAGAISPANNPVGNWNNAYNQFRNIHIFLENGLGDNVTYNLSDPDADMAKRMNLKGDAFYLRAWWGFTLLKQYGGKAANGEALGYPIVLSSEEYSETSGLEDIQRNTYEECVEQIVKDLDSAYLYLPKTYTGGDPIVGVQQLGRADKQNVRALKSRVAVYAASPANQSDEVVSIAGMGSFNVLNEAAFVQKWVDAAEYSQEAIEEVGNFSSLKTGDFNNNTSPGEFVWRTYHNNRDLENKNYPISEFGQARTSPSQNLVDAYPMQNGYPIDDPRAGFDPENPYANRDPRLDLTIFYNGQTLDGQALEIYEGGKDSKARNQQNTRTGYYLRKWLSVQNGMLDPVSPTNDHHNHALIRKTEVYLNFAEASNEAFGPTAVGPEMSQSAVEVIKSIRSAAGITDNSYVDEVAAQGKEAFREFIQNERRLELAFENHRYWDLRRWIMPLNETVRGVRILKGEEGDLSFEEFTVEERKFDDVKYYYHPLPYDELVKSPQMIDNKGW; encoded by the coding sequence ATGAGAAATCAAAATACTACATATAAAAAGATAGCATTTTATGGCATGATGCTGTTAGGAATGACATCATGTAGCGAAGCCCTGGATCCAGTATTGGATAATACATACGGAGAGGATTTTGCCTATGGACTTCCAGAAAAGACCGAAGGCTTCTTAATGAACGCCTATGCCAATGTACCGGGGAGTTTTGTGGCCGAATATGGAGGCGACTTCTTGGATGTGGCCACGGACAATGCCACCACCAACGCTTTTGGCAGTGCATTGTATCGTGTGTCTGCTGGTGCCATCAGTCCTGCTAATAATCCAGTAGGTAACTGGAACAATGCTTACAACCAGTTTAGGAATATTCATATTTTTCTGGAAAATGGCCTTGGTGACAATGTCACCTATAACTTGTCCGATCCAGATGCAGATATGGCCAAGAGGATGAACCTGAAAGGAGATGCCTTCTACCTTCGTGCTTGGTGGGGCTTTACCCTCCTGAAGCAATATGGTGGCAAGGCAGCCAACGGGGAAGCCTTAGGCTACCCAATAGTGCTGTCATCTGAAGAATATAGTGAGACCAGTGGCCTAGAGGATATCCAGAGGAATACCTATGAGGAATGCGTGGAGCAGATAGTCAAGGATTTGGACTCTGCCTACCTTTACCTCCCCAAAACCTACACTGGAGGAGACCCTATCGTAGGTGTACAGCAATTGGGAAGAGCTGATAAACAAAACGTTCGTGCTCTTAAATCCCGAGTGGCCGTGTACGCCGCCAGTCCTGCCAACCAATCTGATGAGGTGGTTTCCATCGCAGGAATGGGAAGCTTTAATGTGCTGAATGAAGCGGCATTTGTCCAGAAATGGGTAGATGCAGCAGAATATTCCCAAGAGGCTATCGAAGAAGTAGGCAACTTCTCCAGTCTGAAAACAGGTGATTTTAACAATAATACCAGCCCCGGAGAATTTGTTTGGAGGACTTATCATAATAATAGGGACCTTGAAAACAAAAATTACCCCATATCTGAATTCGGTCAGGCAAGAACCAGTCCTTCCCAAAACCTCGTGGATGCTTATCCCATGCAGAATGGCTACCCAATAGACGATCCCAGAGCTGGATTTGACCCTGAAAATCCCTATGCAAACAGGGATCCCAGACTGGACTTGACCATTTTCTATAATGGCCAGACCTTGGATGGCCAGGCGTTGGAAATCTATGAGGGAGGTAAAGACTCCAAAGCGAGGAACCAGCAAAACACCCGTACTGGCTATTATCTGCGAAAGTGGCTTTCTGTTCAGAACGGCATGTTGGATCCGGTCAGTCCGACTAATGACCACCACAACCACGCTTTGATCCGTAAGACAGAAGTATACCTTAACTTTGCGGAGGCTTCCAATGAGGCTTTTGGCCCGACGGCCGTAGGGCCTGAGATGAGCCAGTCTGCCGTGGAGGTGATCAAGTCCATCCGCTCTGCTGCGGGCATCACCGATAATTCCTATGTGGATGAAGTCGCCGCCCAAGGAAAAGAGGCTTTCAGGGAATTTATCCAAAACGAGCGTAGATTGGAATTGGCTTTTGAAAATCACCGGTACTGGGATTTGAGAAGATGGATCATGCCACTAAACGAGACCGTTCGTGGTGTGAGGATTTTGAAAGGAGAAGAGGGTGATCTTTCATTTGAAGAGTTCACTGTAGAGGAAAGGAAATTTGACGATGTCAAATACTATTACCATCCCCTTCCTTATGATGAATTGGTCAAAAGTCCTCAAATGATCGATAATAAAGGTTGGTAA